A stretch of Henckelia pumila isolate YLH828 chromosome 4, ASM3356847v2, whole genome shotgun sequence DNA encodes these proteins:
- the LOC140864404 gene encoding uncharacterized protein, giving the protein MPSSDSFLRQLSSKEGYWKSSSKRWGGVGYCGGNVYENGMFLMKKRVMVLVDQSSNSKHAMMWALTHVANKGDILTLLHILPSSSSSSPNSLAPTLASLCKASKPEVEVEVLVMEGPKMATVKSQVKKLEVSVLVLGQKKLSPFLQCLCLKSGTEEFVEQCINKMECLTIGVQKQSKGVSGYLISTRWHKNFWLLA; this is encoded by the exons ATGCCAAGTTCAGATTCATTTCTACGGCAGCTAAGTAGCAAAGAAGGATATTGGAAGTCAAGTTCCAAGAGATGGGGCGGGGTGGGGTACTGTGGGGGTAATGTGTATGAAAATGGGATGTTTCTTATGAAGAAAAGAGTGATGGTTTTGGTGGATCAATCTTCAAATTCGAAGCACGCAATGATGTGGGCTCTTACTCATGTTGCCAATAAGGGAGATATACTCACTCTGCTCCACATTctcccttcttcttcttcttcgtctCCTAATTCTCTTGCTCCCACACTTGCCTCACTCTGTAAAGCGTCTAAGCCCGAG GTCGAAGTAGAAGTGCTGGTAATGGAAGGACCAAAGATGGCTACTGTGAAGAGCCAGGTGAAGAAGCTTGAAGTTTCTGTTCTGGTTTTAGGACAGAAGAAGCTCTCCCCATTTCTCCAATG CCTTTGTTTGAAAAGCGGGACAGAGGAATTTGTGGAGCAATGCATCAATAAGATGGAGTGCTTGACAATTGGAGTTCAAAAGCAGAGCAAAGGAGTGAGTGGGTATCTTATCAGCACCAGATGGCACAAGAACTTCTGGCTCTTGGCTTAG
- the LOC140866560 gene encoding uncharacterized protein produces the protein MNDYYRDDRIKCCNLHPKMLVVGVCALCLNERLLILASKQAHLHRKSSCSTVAPKRPSKALPKIFALANLLNRLDIKHQKTEVFCTSSTSQEDSFISIKFEENGVASWDNNGKNSKVPLNDTNMHKDKEIKSVVEHVKPRTTLRWRRRIGHLFQVLRWKRFSKGNMCHVGTKLEGAKVKYGWIRTLTKRRT, from the exons ATGAACGATTACTATAGAGATGACAGGATCAAATGCTGCAATCTTCATCCCAAAATGCTGGTAGTAGGAGTTTGTGCCTTGTGCTTGAATGAAAGGCTCTTGATTCTAGCTTCCAAACAAGCCCATCTTCACAGAAAAAGTAGTTGTTCGACTGTGGCGCCTAAACGGCCCTCCAAGGCCTTGCCAAAGATTTTCGCTCTCGCAAATTTGCTCAATCGTTTGGATATTAAACATCAGAAAACTGAGGTTTTTTGCACTTCATCTACCAGTCAAGAAG ACTCCTTCATATCAATCAAGTTTGAAGAAAATGGTGTCGCTTCGTGGGACAATAATGGCAAAAACTCTAAAGTGCCCTTGAATGATACTAACATGCACAAGGACAAGGAGATCAAGAGTGTGGTAGAGCATGTGAAGCCACGCACGACGCTGAGGTGGCGAAGGCGGATTGGCCATCTCTTCCAAGTCCTCAGGTGGAAGAGGTTTAGCAAAGGTAATATGTGCCATGTGGGCACAAAGCTTGAAGGAGCAAAGGTTAAATATGGGTGGATAAGGACTCTCACAAAGAGGAGGActtga